ACTATCTGCGGAGTGAAACTCACCTTCTCCTCCCATTTTTGCTGATCAACCAGCGTACCTATATTTACTTCGCTGGCTTCGATATCATCTATCTTTATGTCCACCCTGTAGCTAGCTGGCTGATATTCGTGGTTCACTACACCAAGTACTATGTCAACAGGCTCGCCTGAAATTGCTTGCTTTGGGTAATCCTGAGCCTTGCCCTCTATACCCAAGATGTAGAATTCAGTAAACTTTTCAGCTTCACTTGGTGTAACCGCAATATAGATAATGGAACTTAACGTAGCTACTATGGCTACAATCAGGAAAGTAGACAAGGCTTTATCCAGTTTACTCATGGTATTCAGTTAGGCAAGCTGACTTTCAGAAGTAGCTTAGTGGTAGAAGTAACTGCAGTAGATATATGCAGCTTGATGACAGCCATAGCAAATGGTGACTCCTGATTGCAAAGTCGCATTCTAAATTTGGTGCCATTATATATGGGGTGTTGTCCGACTTGCAATCGTTGGTTATGTCTGCGGTTGTAGTTATTTGCTATCCTGGTTCAGATATTCGCTGTACTTTGCCAGGTTAGCGAAAGCTGAAGCCGCCTTATGTGGCATGTCATAACATATGGAGTTCCTGCTTGCTAAGGTACGGATTATCCTTTTGGACAGATTGGCACTGAAGGCCATCGGCTCGGAGGCAACAATGATGGGCTTCTTATACTCGTCGGTCATTTCATTTAATTTGTCAAAGATACCAGCTATTCCTGAAACGAGTGCCTCCCGCAGGCGCTCTCTTTCATCTTCTTTGGTAGCAAGCACAAACTGCTCTAAAGGTAAGGCAGGCATTAGCCCCAACATGATGACTCCGTCAACTACAGGACAGCGTAAAATTACTTCAACACATCTGAGTACAGCGTCTCCAAAGATGCCAGCTACTAGGTCAACTGGGTTACCCCGGTTCCACCATGCTGGCATGAAGCTATCCAGCTCCCTGATGGTCTCGGGAGGCAGAGAGACGACCTCGAGACCTAATCTGGCACAGGCATCGGCAGCTAGAACTCCCCACCCCCCGCCAGCGGTGACTATGCCAACTCTTCGACCTCGTGGCAACGGGTGGCACAGGAGGGCGATGCCGGTATCAACAAGCTCGTCCAAGCTTGTTACCTTTATTATTCCGGATTGCTTGCACATGGCGTCAAATATGGTGTATGATCCGGCCAGGGACGCGGTATGTGACTTGGCAGCAATGGTTCCGGCTGGCGTTTCACCGGCCTTGAGCATTACGATGGGCCTTTTCTTGCTTACCTCCTTAGCCGTCTCAAAGAATTGGCAACCTTCCTTGAAGCCTTCGATATAGCTAAGTATGACTTTGGTCTGTGGGTCTTCTGCCAGGTATCTAATGTAGTCATCGGAGTGGAGGTCTGCTTCATTGCCGCTGCTGATACACTTGGCACAACCGAAGCCACTTTCTATCGCCAGGCGCATTATGGTTCCGACTATATTTCCACTCTGGGAGACTATGGAAATGGGACCCGGGTGAGGGAAAATGGGTGGCATCTCGGGATAGAATCTGTGATGGGGGTTGACGAGCCCATTGGAGTTAGGCCCCATAAATCTCAGGCCAGTGCTGCGGGCTATCTCGACCATCTCTTGCTGGAGTCTTTGTCCTTCTGCTCCGACCTCGGCAAAACCAGCGGTTATGACTAATGCAACTTTTATGCCCTTGGTGGCACATTCCCTCAAAACTGCGGGTACACCTGATGGTGGTATCACAATGACAGCCATGTCGGGGGTTTCGGGGACTTCACCAACGCTCTTGTATACTTTTAGTCCCAATATCTCTTCTTTGGTGGGATTTACCGGGTATATTCTCCCTTTAAATCCACCGTTTACAATATTGGCTAGTATACGGAATCCCCATTTTCTGGGGTCGTTAGTGGCTCCCAGAAAGACAATGGAGTCAGGTTCAAACAAAAGTTTGAGCTTTGTTATTAGGTCAACTGATTCGTTGTTCAAGGTGAGTTAGTTGGCTTCTCTTGCTGCTCTAGAGTCTGCTTCAAAAAGGCGACTCATATTGTAGCAACAAAGCTTACTTGAGGCAAATTCGGCATAGATAACTATTCGCTATTATCCTCTTGACAAACGTATACACGTGCGGCGAAAGTCGCCTGAGAGTATAATGAGCTACAGGAGTTAGATTATGTTTGAAATTTCCGAACCAATCAAGGCAGCAGTAAATACCCTTATT
This is a stretch of genomic DNA from Chloroflexota bacterium. It encodes these proteins:
- a CDS encoding DUF1616 domain-containing protein, which gives rise to MSKLDKALSTFLIVAIVATLSSIIYIAVTPSEAEKFTEFYILGIEGKAQDYPKQAISGEPVDIVLGVVNHEYQPASYRVDIKIDDIEASEVNIGTLVDQQKWEEKVSFTPQIVGERQRVDFYLYKNGENEPCLKEPLRLYIDVISP